A genomic window from Fusarium oxysporum Fo47 chromosome X, complete sequence includes:
- a CDS encoding uncharacterized protein (of unknown function-domain containing protein): MSYTETEQLELSQQLVLECDLLDHRFAALKKSLVKPENKQKVIESYERLVKILRKEVDHIHKHGAALVPEIDFADVQKNGGNLPDDFTKLVHERGCLILRNVVSEEQAVSWETSLKDYTQRHPGVGGHPHHRPAAWNVFWTKAQMEMRTHPRVLEAMRCVSRLWHVSDPTIPIDLDSQVIYPDRIRIRYPSNDPGQFPLDPHMDSGAIERWEDEENRKNYEAIFEGNWQDWDAWSADHRVKAQSDLYRTGTACSVWRSLQGWLSLSNTQTGEGTLRVLPSLKLSMAYIMLRPLFHTGEYNDSLPTFPGATPGQTQFFPTVEGHPDLDIKRAIVGIPPVRPGDYVFWHCDLVHGVDPTNPGLVDSSVSYNACNPLTPYNIESLLTTREAFQKGDVPIDFTRSHGTWEREYDHEDCGAKVENILTKVGLQAMGLERLDTEEEGLTQGQKEVREMANRKLGL, from the exons ATGTCTTATACTGAAACAGAGCAGCTTGAGCTATCTCAGCAGCTTGTGCTGGA ATGTGACCTGCTGGACCACAGATTTGCAGCCCTGAAAAAGTCACttgtcaagcctgagaacaaACAGAAGGTGATAGAGTCATATGAGCGTCTGGTCAAGATTCTGCGCAAGGAAGTCGATCATATACACAAGCATGGAGCTGCTCTGGTTCCAGAAATTGACTTCGCCGACGTCCAAAAGAACG GTGGCAATCTTCCTGATGACTTCACCAAACTGGTGCATGAGCGAGGCTGTCTGATTCTTCGAAACGTCGTCAGTGAAGAGCAAGCGGTTAGTTGGGAGACGTCTCTGAAGGACTACACCCAGCGTCATCCAGGCGTAGGCGGTCACCCCCACCACAGACCAGCAGCTTGGAACGTGTTCTGGACCAAAGCACAGATGGAAATGCGAACCCATCCAAGAGTCTTGGAAGCCATGAGATGCGTCTCCAGGTTATGGCACGTATCTGATCCAACAATCCCTATTGATCTCGACAGTCAGGTAATCTACCCTGATCGAATTCGGATCCGCTATCCCAGCAATGATCCCGGGCAGTTTCCCTTGGATCCTCACATGGATAGCGGCGCAATCGAAAGAtgggaagatgaagagaatcGAAAGAACTACGAAGCCATTTTTGAAGGAAACTGGCAGGATTGGGATGCGTGGTCTGCAGATCACCGTGTGAAAGCCCAGAGCGATCTTTATCGTACGGGAACAGCTTGCTCAGTATGGAGAAGCCTCCAAGGATGGCTGTCCCTTTCGAACACACAGACTGGTGAGGGAACACTGCGAGTACTGCCCAGTCTGAAGCTGTCTATGGCATATATTATGCTACGGCCTCTGTTCCATACTGGAGAGTACAACGATTCTCTGCCCACCTTCCCGGGTGCCACTCCAGGTCAAACCCAGTTCTTCCCAACTGTTGAGGGCCATCCGGATCTCGACATCAAGCGAGCAATCGTCGGTATTCCTCCAGTTAGACCCGGTGATTATGTGTTCTGGCACTGTGATCTGGTCCATGGCGTGGATCCCACGAACCCAGGGCTTGTCGACTCAAGCGTGTCATACAACGCGTGTAATCCGTTGACACCCTACAACATTGAATCCCTCCTGACAACTCGGGAGGCTTTTCAGAAAGGAGATGTTCCGATCGACTTCACGCGATCCCATGGTACCTGGGAAAGGGAATACGACCATGAAGATTGCGGAGCCAAGGTTGAGAACATTCTTACCAAAGTGGGCCTTCAGGCAATGGGTCTTGAAAGACTTGATACGGAAGAAGAGGGTTTGACACAGGGCCAGAAGGAGGTGCGCGAGATGGCTAATAGGAAGCTGGGACTATGA
- a CDS encoding Alpha/Beta hydrolase protein — protein sequence MTLRTFDINKPKTWHLAATIDNELQEMIENGTKGRFTGDAEDLTLAQTRAKFDSLFQQDADVLRSKMQDEVSEQEIHIPVRDGFKVRALVYRRKTDQSKTDRPLVVLIHGGGFILGNAEMEMPTCVEAVRRYDCVAVSLEYRLSPEVKFPVAYNDCWDALTWLSKNATTLQADPTRGFVFGGTSAGSHLSIPLAHQARDEKLSPPLTGLYHSVPPALMPQALTDKYKPLYNSREQLKDGMALTAKSTEVYDKAVEPDFASPLWNPLLWPTGHTGLPPSFFQICGADLLRDEALIYERELRLEGGVKTKAVVYEGLPHVFWYDYPTHSASARFAKDAVDGLGWLLGREK from the exons ATGACACTTCGGACttttgatatcaacaagccTAAAACATGGCATTTAGCAGCGACGATTGACAATGAGTTACAAGAA ATGATAGAAAATGGGACAAAGGGGAGGTTCACTGGCGATGCCGAGGACCTTACCCTAGCGCAAACGCGAGCCAAGTTTGACAGTCTCTTCCAGCAGGATGCTGATGTTCTTCGCTCGAAAATGCAAGATGAGGTGTCTGAGCAAGAGATTCACATTCCTGTCAGGGATGGATTCAAAGTCCGAGCGCTTGTTTATCGTCGCAAGACTGACCAGTCGAAGACGGATCGACCACTTGTAGTGCTTATTCATGGCGGAGGCTTCATTCTAGGCAACgcagagatggagatgccAACCTGTGTTGAAGCGGTCCGAAGATACGATTGCGTCGCGGTGAGCTTGGAGTATCGACTTTCTCCAGAAGTCAAGTTTCCAGTTGCATATAACGATTGCTGGGACGCTCTCACATGG CTATCCAAGAACGCGACCACTCTTCAAGCTGACCCAACGCGTggctttgtctttggtgggACTTCGGCTGGTTCACATCTCAGCATCCCCTTGGCTCACCAAGCTCGGGACGAAAAGCTCTCACCTCCACTCACTGGGCTATACCACTCCGTTCCGCCTGCTCTGATGCCACAAGCACTTACTGACAAGTATAAACCTCTCTACAACAGTAGAGAACAGCTTAAGGATGGTATGGCACTCACTGCAAAGTCTACAGAGGTTTATGACAAGGCTGTCGAGCCAGACTTCGCTTCGCCGCTTTGGAATCCGCTCCTTTGGCCAACTGGACATACAGGCTTGCCCCCATCGTTCTTCCAAATCTGTGGGGCTGACCTGTTGAGGGACGAGGCATTGATTTACGAAAGGGAACTTCGACTCGAGGGCGGCGTTAAAACTAAGGCGGTTGTGTACGAGGGGTTGCCGCATGTTTTTTGGTATGATTACCCGACTCATAGTGCAAGCGCCAGGTTTGCCAAGGACGCGGTTGATGGTTTGGGATGGCTACTTGGTCGGGAGAAGTAG
- a CDS encoding necrosis and ethylene inducing peptide produces MHPQTIFNALVALAATGMAAPSEALNNLHARAVVNHDSLNPVKKTIEGGAIGAAIDRWQPLLHIADGCQPYTAVDTNGNVSGGLQDSGSKTGGCKDTSKGQTYARAAMHNGKLAIMYAWYWPKDQPADGNLVSGHRHDWENVVVFIDNYQSPGATLYAAAASGHGDYKKTKNPQRSGNNVMAEYFTSFGKNHELQFKTSPGRTYWIYDWAAMTPAAQKGLITGPSGDPNKPWGSANVPFIDANFGNNLNKAWS; encoded by the exons ATGCATCCTCAGACCATCTTCAATGCTCTCGTTGCCCTTGCTGCCACCGGAATGGCTGCTCCTTCCGAGGCCCTCAACAATCTCCACGCCCGCGCCGTAGTTAACCATGATTCCCTTAACCCTGTTAAAAAGACAATCGAAGGAGGTGCAATCGGTGCCGCCATCGACAGGTGGCAACCTCTTCTCCACATTGCCGACGGTTGTCAGCCATACACTGCCGTTGACACGAACGGCAACGTTAG TGGTGGGCTCCAGGACAGCGGTAGTAAGACTGGTGGCTGTAAGGATACTAGTAAGGGTCAGACATATGCTCGTGCCGCCATGCATAACGGCAAGCTTGCCATTATGTACGCTTGGTACTGGCCCAAGGACCAGCCTGCTGATGGCAACCTTGTCAGCGGTCATCGCCACGACTGGGAAAACGTTGTTGTCTTCATCGATAACTATCAGTCTCCCGGGGCTACCCTCTACGCTGCTGCCGCATCTGGCCACGGTGACTACAAGAAGACCAAAAACCCTCAGCGAAGTGGTAATAATGTCATGGCTGAGTACTTCACCAGCTTTGGCAAGAACCATGAACTGCAGTTCAAGACTAGCCCCGGACGTACTTATTGGATCTACGACTGGGCTGCTATGACTCCCGCTGCCCAGAAGGGTCTGATCACTGGCCCATCTGGTGATCCTAATAAGCCTTGGGGCAGTGCCAATGTCCCTTTCATCGACGCAAACTTCGgcaacaacctcaacaagGCCTGGTCCTGA
- a CDS encoding Alpha/Beta hydrolase protein has translation MKPFLLASIALFQWIPGSLGVPGHKSHDATPFATVKNGTYRGIHSNEYSQDFFLGIPFAEPPVGDLRFRNPRSYDKSWKGTRDANKYSPACVGYGPSQLGYNTSEDCLYLNVIRPSGYSNKKLPVAVWIHGGGYFQGSGVDLRYNLTFIVEQSVKLGHPIIAVSMNYRLGAFGFLNSAEAFETGDSNMGFRDQRLSLHWIHENIAAFGGDPSKVTIWGQSAGAASVGAQILAYNGRDDKLFRSAILQSGAPISLASQSDLSEDLYNLLLKNTSCSSLECLRSLPFVDLNKALNSTALSGWNPKIDGDFVARHSSQQLKDGAFVKVPIIVGATTDEGTSFSKLGINTTAQFIAAIENSSPPINISFARTIAKAYPERSQDQVLHNLASDWVPPPNYGKQFRRAATYYGDVNMVASRRLTAEVWAGKGLPVYSYRFDAIPAWATYVQGATHFVDVAFSMINLNGTGYAPIRTPPFLGLPESYRDLARLMSGDFAKFVATGDPNGWKGRKDAMISLGKAIPAWPIYKTTGHGFPQNFVYQGNLSSTVEKDIWRRKSIALLNSVNLDVYDR, from the exons ATGAAGCCTTTTCTCTTGGCCAGTATTGCACTGTTTCAGTGGATTCCCGGGTCACTAGGAGTCCCAGGTCACAAGTCACACGACGCAACGCCTTTTGCTACTGTCAAAAATGGCACCTATCGAGGAATTCACTCAAACGAGTATAGTCAAGACTTTTTCTTAGGCATTCCTTTTGCTGAGCCTCCCGTCGGCGACCTGCGATTCCGAAACCCTCGATCGTACGACAAGTCTTGGAAAGGAACCCGTGATGCGAACAAGTACTCTCCTGCTTGTGTGGGCTATGGA CCATCGCAGCTGGGTTACAATACGAGTGAA GATTGTTTGTATCTTAACGTTATACGACCCTCGGGGTACTCCAACAAGAAACTTCCGGTGGCCGTATGGATTCACGGCGGAGGTTACTTCCAAGGCAGTGGCGTAGACCTCCGCTACAACCTCACCTTTATTGTCGAACAATCCGTCAAACTCGGCCATCCCATCATCGCAGTCAGCATGAACTATCGGCTTGGCGCATTTGGCTTTCTCAACTCAGCCGAAGCTTTCGAGACTGGCGACTCAAACATGGGCTTTCGCGACCAGAGGTTATCTTTGCATTGGATCCATGAGAACATTGCAGCCTTTGGAGGTGACCCGTCTAAGGTGACCATCTGGGGCCAGAGCGCTGGTGCTGCGTCTGTTGGTGCTCAGATTCTGGCCTATAACGGTCGTGATGACAAGCTGTTCCGCTCAGCTATCCTGCAGAGCGGCGCACCCATCTCCCTTGCATCTCAATCTGACCTATCGGAGGATTTGTACAACTTACTTCTCAAGAACACCAGCTGTAGCTCGCTCGAATGTCTGCGGTCTCTTCCATTCGTTGATCTCAATAAAGCACTCAATAGTACCGCCCTTTCCGGGTGGAATCCAAAGATAGATGGAGACTTCGTGGCCCGACACTCTTCCCAGCAGTTGAAAGACGGCGCTTTCGTTAAGGTTCCAATCATTGTCGGGGCGACCACCGACGAAGgcacaagcttctcaaagttGGGAATCAACACAACTGCGCAGTTCATCGCAGCCATAGAGAACTCTTCTCCACCTATCAACATCTCTTTTGCTCGCACAATTGCTAAAGCATATCCGGAACGAAGCCAGGACCAGGTCCTTCACAATCTTGCGTCTGACTGGGTACCCCCTCCAAATTATGGTAAACAGTTCCGAAGAGCGGCGACTTACTACGGGGATGTCAATATGGTGGCATCGAGAAGACTGACTGCCGAGGTTTGGGCAGGCAAGGGGCTGCCTGTTTACTCATATCGATTTGACGCGATTCCAGCATGGGCTACCTATGTCCAGGGAGCAACCCACTTCGTCGATGTGGCATTCTCCATGATAAACCTCAACGGCACAGGCTACGCACCAATACGCACACCGCCTTTTCTCGGTTTACCGGAGTCATACAGAGATCTTGCAAGGCTCATGTCTGGCGATTTTGCCAAGTTTGTGGCAACTGGAGATCCGAACGGTTGGAAGGGTCGAAAAGATGCCATGATAAGTCTAGGCAAGGCAATTCCTGCTTGGCCAATTTACAAGACGACGGGTCATGGCTTTCCGCAGAATTTTGTATACCAAGGAAACCTTAGTAGCACGGTCGAAAAGGATAtttggaggaggaagtcaATTGCGCTTCTCAATTCGGTTAATCTGGATGTTTATGATCGgtag
- a CDS encoding glycosyl hydrolase gives MLCYPRILTGATMRASLLVVGSIANSVFAAGTPLPQGWFTFQPGEKLKHTQFHGRPRYLTWMADSQIQHGVEPTLAYTVSAYYSGVLRAYERTGDEKYFDYVKRGADILLYPEHDGTVLMYNNSNSIDDIRIGHTFLDMYNSTGDEIYKNAATHMRKQIDRTGRTPDGGFYHRFPAYIDQMWLDGFYMLDVFYARWTHEFEPRNSTAWDDIALQFDLIDAGTRSSNHTNGLPVHGFDYSKTQIWADAETGAAPHVWSRGVGWYIMALVDTLDYFPERHKGRKRLLKYLGTLADALVASQDKATKGWWLVMDPGLEGKSGNYIESSGTAMFVTGLFKAVRMGYVKGDKYLKAALDGYNLMTSTFAQPRPHDGSLAWEWTVQTGSLSSNGTFEYYASMPLFENDLKGVAPFLFSSYEYELYRTKASG, from the exons ATGTTGTGCTATCCTCGAATTTTAACTGGAG CTACTATGCGGGCCTCTCTCCTCGTGGTTGGCTCTATAGCCAATAGTGTATTCGCCGCTGGCACACCCCTTCCTCAGGGATGGTTCACCTTCCAGCCCggcgagaagctcaagcacACCCAATTCCACGGCCGTCCACGGTATCTCACATGGATGGCAGACTCTCAAATCCAGCATGGAGTTGAACCTACCCTTGCTTACACCGTCTCTGCATACTACTCAGGAGTCCTTCGAGCCTATGAGCGAACCGGTGATGAGAAGTATTTTGACTATGTCAAGCGTGGCGCGGATATCCTTTTGTACCCCGAGCATGATGGTACTGTTCTCATGTATAACAACAGCAACTCTATCGATGACATTCGGATCGGCCATACATTCTTGGATATGTATAATTCAACGGGAGATGAAATTTATAAGAATGCGGCGACGCACATGCGGAAACAGATTGATCGCACAGGCCGCACGCCTGATGGAGGATTCTACCACCGATTTCCGGCGTATATCGACCAGATGTGGCTCGATGGCTTTTATATGCTGGATGTCTTCTACGCGCGCTGGACCCACGAGTTTGAACCCAGAAACAGCACTGCGTGGGACGATATCGCTCTGCAGTTCGACCTCATCGATGCAGGAACGCGGTCAAGCAACCATACCAATGGGCTGCCTGTCCATGGATTCGATTACAGCAAGACCCAGATCTGGGCCGATGCTGAAACTGGAGCTGCACCCCATGTCTGGAGTCGCGGTGTAGGCTGGTACATCATGGCGCTTGTGGACACTCTGGATTACTTCCCTGAGAGACATAAGGGTCGCAAGCGCCTGTTGAAGTATCTCGGAACCCTGGCTGATGCGCTCGTGGCATCTCAAGACAAGGCTACTAAGGGCTGGTGGCTTGTTATGGACCCTGGCCTGGAAGGCAAGTCTGGCAACTACATTGAAAGCTCAGGTACAGCTATGTTTGTCACCGGTCTTTTCAAAGCTGTTCGCATGGGTTATGTCAAGGGTGACAAATATCTCAAAGCGGCCTTGGATGGCTATAATTTAATGACTAGTACCTTTGCCCAGCCTCGCCCACATGATGGCTCTTTAGCCTGGGAGTGGACTGTCCAGACAGGTAGCTTGAGCTCCAACGGCACTTTTGAG TACTATGCCAGCATGCCTCTATTTGAGAACGATCTCAAGGGGGTAGCCCCATTCTTATTTTCAAGCTACGAGTATGAGCTATACCGCACTAAGGCTTCGGGCTAG
- a CDS encoding peptidase S8/S53 domain-containing protein → MSYKTLFLLGLATITLALPSDRVNKEGLVAGKFIVALKPTANVDLDLHARWVSGVHEQALARRGVESGGIDKTFSFPGFQGYSGVFDDNTIEIIKANSSVLHVEREQTFTIASPVTQQSPPWGLSAISNANPPSSKASYTYDSTAGAGTFVYVLDSGIYLEHEEFQGRAVFGADTSGVSSKKQHGTLVAAIVNGATYGVAKKATVVDVQVLGDDGGSSSGVLAGLSWTVNDVVSKNRAGKAVINMSLSGANSVIFNEAVQKAIDAGIPVVAAAGNANEDASKSSPGNQPNVITVAASNKDYQRWAWSNWGPACDIFAPGEQIASAWPTSASATYIASGTSEASPHVAGVIAYLFALEGSRTPAQIWSRLQELAIKDKITDVKGVPNLLVYNGIGK, encoded by the exons ATGTCGTATAAAACGTTGTTCCTACTTGGTCTTGCCACCATCACCCTTGCTCTTCCTTCAGACAGGGTTAACAAGGAGGGTCTCGTGGCCGGCAAATTCATTGTCGCCCTTAAGCCAACTGCCAATGTCGATCTTGATTTGCACGCTCGATGGGTGTCGGGTGTGCACGAACAAGCCCTCGCCCGCCGCGGCGTCGAGTCTGGTGGGATTGACAAGACGTTTAGTTTCCCTGGTTTCCAAGGCTACTCGGGAGTGTTTGATGACAACACcatcgagatcatcaaggccaaTTCCAGT GTCTTGCATGTAGAACGTGAACAGACCTTTACTATTGCCTCGCCAGTCACACAGCAAAGTCCTCCCTGGGGTCTCTCGGCAATTTCCAATGCCAATCCTCCATCTTCGAAGGCCTCCTACACCTATGACTCGACAGCCGGTGCAGGAACATTCGTCTATGTTCTAGACAGCGGCATCTACCTCGAGCATGAGGAATTTCAAGGCCGCGCTGTTTTCGGTGCAGATACCTCAGGTGTTTCCAGCAAGAAGCAGCACGGCACGCTTGTCGCCGCCATCGTCAACGGTGCCACATACGGAGTTGCCAAAAAGGCGACTGTTGTAGATGTGCAAGTTTTGGGCGATGATGGTGGTTCATCCAGTGGAGTTCTGGCTGGTCTTAGCTGGACGGTCAACGACGTTGTTTCCAAGAACCGCGCTGGCAAGGCCGTCATCAACATGAGCTTGTCAGGAGCTAACTCGGTTATCTTCAACGAGGCGGTGCAGAAAGCGATTGACGCCGGCATTCCCGTCGTCGCAGCCGCCGGGAATGCCAACGAAGACGCTTCAAAAAGCAGCCCCGGGAACCAACCTAACGTTATCACTGTGGCAGCCAGCAACAAAGACTACCAGCGATGGGCTTGGTCAAACTGGGGGCCAGCTTGTGATATCTTTGCCCCAGGCGAACAAATCGCATCAGCTTGGCCCACGTCTGCTTCGGCAACCTACATTGCGAGCGGCACGTCAGAAGCTTCTCCACATGTTGCAGGCGTCATTGCCTATCTTTTCGCACTCGAAGGTTCGCGCACGCCGGCTCAGATTTGGTCTCGACTTCAGGAGCTGGCGATCAAGGATAAAATCACAGACGTTAAGGGGGTTCCCAACCTATTGGTATACAACGGCATTGGCAAATAA